A stretch of Cupriavidus necator DNA encodes these proteins:
- a CDS encoding LysR family transcriptional regulator, giving the protein MDRFDALQLFTRIVELGSFTGAASALDMPRATATHAIKELEARVGARLLERTTRQVRPTLDGQAFYERSKRVLQDLEDAETSLSTQVANPRGTLRLDLHGTHATMIILPRIGEFRERYPHIDLIVSSGDRLVDLAGEGIDCVVRAGQPRDSSLVARRLAEMPEVLCASPAYLAAHGKPEHPSELAQHIGVGFFSRNHDRRYPFTLTVDGEVQEFKARGWISVSDAECYTSAALAGCGLIQVPRFRVEEHLRAGRLVPVLEAWPCPDLPVSARYPFHRQLAPRVRVFVDWVAGLYVERFGPLRGAA; this is encoded by the coding sequence ATGGACCGCTTCGACGCGCTGCAACTCTTTACCCGGATCGTGGAACTGGGCTCCTTCACCGGCGCCGCCAGCGCGCTGGACATGCCACGCGCCACCGCCACGCACGCCATCAAGGAACTTGAGGCCCGCGTCGGCGCGCGCCTGCTGGAGCGCACCACGCGCCAGGTGCGCCCCACGCTGGACGGGCAGGCGTTCTATGAGCGCAGCAAGCGCGTGCTGCAGGACCTGGAAGACGCCGAGACCTCGCTCAGCACGCAGGTGGCCAACCCGCGCGGCACGCTGCGGCTGGACCTGCATGGCACCCACGCCACCATGATCATCCTGCCGCGCATCGGCGAGTTCCGGGAGCGCTATCCGCATATCGACCTGATCGTCAGCAGCGGCGACCGGCTGGTCGACCTGGCCGGGGAGGGCATCGATTGCGTGGTGCGTGCCGGCCAGCCGCGCGATTCCTCGCTGGTGGCCCGGCGGCTGGCGGAAATGCCGGAGGTGCTGTGCGCCAGCCCCGCATACCTGGCCGCGCATGGCAAACCGGAACACCCGTCGGAGCTGGCACAGCACATCGGCGTGGGATTCTTCTCGCGCAACCATGACCGCCGTTATCCCTTCACGCTGACCGTCGATGGCGAGGTGCAGGAGTTCAAGGCGCGCGGCTGGATCTCGGTAAGCGATGCCGAGTGCTATACCAGCGCGGCGCTGGCCGGCTGCGGCCTGATCCAGGTGCCGCGCTTCCGCGTGGAAGAGCACCTGCGCGCGGGACGGCTGGTGCCGGTGCTTGAGGCCTGGCCCTGCCCGGACTTGCCGGTGTCGGCGCGGTATCCGTTCCACCGGCAGCTGGCACCGCGGGTGCGGGTGTTTGTCGATTGGGTGGCGGGGTTGTACGTGGAGCGGTTCGGGCCGCTCCGGGGCGCGGCCTGA